From Triticum aestivum cultivar Chinese Spring chromosome 7B, IWGSC CS RefSeq v2.1, whole genome shotgun sequence:
tcttaattatgaacatgaaaatataacaatacaatattattgcctctagggcatatttccaatagtcctCATATGACCGTCGAAGGGGATGGGCCTGCAAACCAACTATTGCGAGCTCAAACGGTCGAAAAAATAAATTCTCAAACTCTTTGCGGTAGGAGAACGAAACCGCTGGTTTCCTAACTCTTTAGAGAGAACATTAACGACAACATCCTGAATAATATCATCTCTGAAGTTGAAGAAAATGAGTTGTATTGTAAGATATTTTCAAAGTTTTCACTTGAAGAAATAGGTTTTGGTTGAACATCACTTCAGAAATACTATCTTCGTAACACAtgaacccctcttaatagtatagtTTGCCCCATGACTTAAAAAGAATAGAAAGAACTACGAAAAGACCAAGTCATCATGATGCAGTTCTTTGGCTAATTCTTCATCAAGGGCGCACCAAAGTCTTTAATTTTTCGTTACATTTTTAGTGGTTGTCTACGATGGTTAAACCAAATCTTGAGGGACTTTCACTTAAAAACACTGTAATCCCTTAACAATTTTTGTCATAGTATTGCAAAACCACAAATGGGGCACTAGATACACTtacaccaccgcaccggagctgctCCCCCGACACCACAATCCACCTCAACAAATCGACGTCCCTTATCCACGGTGCAAGATGAGAATCCATGGACCTCCTGCGTCATTCGCCCTATTGTCCACCTTACCAGAGATGATCATATGTTTGACTCCTCCTCCGCACCCGAGGCATTCCCTCGGCACCGTATTCAGccaccttagctctacttccccgtGCCAGCAGCCATCGAAACCCAAGCACCTTCAAGGGTTCATCATATGAAGCTGAGGCCTACAAGGCGCTGTAAAAGAGGGTGTACACTTATCTTATCGCTTGTCACTATATCTTCATGTTGATCTCATAGAATCTTACTACAAATTACACATCGACACTAAAGTTAAGGTTGTGCGCTTTTTCCCCGCTCCAGCTACATCGTTGTCCAGCTCACCAGAGTAGCTCCAATGACGGACAGGTCCACTGCACCCAAGATGTTCCCTCGAGGCATCCTTCCTCCGCATGAGATATGCTTCCCCGCTGCATGCAGCCACCGAATCACAACACAGCAACGACTTGCAAATGAAGTTGAGGCCTACACACGGCCACAAGAGAGGTGATACTCTTTCATATCTTCTTACGTTATGCATCTCAGCCTGGATATATATTATCACTTGTTAGACTTTTAGttggtccaaattaatgttcaaacttgagtttgtAAATGCATGTTGGAACATATCGATGGAGGAAGGAACAGTATATCTGTCTACTATTTAGTTCATCTTGGGTGGACAACGACTAATACATATATTTTGAAGCTATCATATGTCTtgattagttttggatctatccactagTTGCTCGTTTTAGAATGGACTTCAGATAATCTCACTACTCCCTTCGATCAAAATTAATTTACGCAGCCTTAATACAATGTCAAATGGACATTGTATTGAGGatgcgtcaattaatttggattaGAGGGAGTACATTTTTTTTCCTGATGCATGTCAGTGATTATACATAATCATACTGAACATGATAAGATACAGAGAAGATTCTTGCATAGAAATACAATGTCGTCGACACTTAGCTCCATGGTGGACGCAAcggcacccctccccccccccctcgagaTTCTTCTCTCGAGCAAGATAGCGACCTAAGTTGATGTAGCTCCTCATATTAGGATTCAGAGTGAGATGACCGGTCCTATTTCCCCAAGGTGTTTTCACTAACTTTGGAGGGTGATAATTGTCATAccttgcatatggtgtcttgcattgcttagtttagcatcatatacacaatattgctATGTCATCTGCCTAGTATAGATATCATTTATGTGAAtgccatatgcttagtttagacatcatatatgtgaattatgttttgccatcctgtttagttagacaacatatatgggaattatgccaCTCCATTATGTTTAGTttggcatcatatatgtgaattatgtcatgccatacTTTTTTACATTATGTATTCCATCTGtctacaatgtttgtacattcaattattgGTCTTGTGTATCTGAAATTTGAAAGGAAGAGGGTGATGACAATATCTGGAGTAAAATCAAGATCTTCAGAATAGCCAATGCTACCTATCATAGCAGATAGCAGTCAGGTTGCTGCCAAAGCACCAGCCCCGCCACACAGAACCCACACTAGCAAATAGTACCCCTACTGCAGTGACCAGAGAAACATCTACACCCCGTTGAACCCCAAGGCCACCAAATAGTAACCAATATTAGTTATCACAACGCTAGGTCCACCACAgacacccaaacacgagcagttaatAACCCAACTCCAGTGCACAATTTCAGTTACCGCGACAGTAGGTCCACCGCAgaacacccaaacacgagcagcagtggcggagcttgcacAAAAAGGTTGGGCAGGCCAGGTTGGGATTGCTACTAGCTAGCATTTTGTGACGCATGGGCTGAATATAATAGGAGGAGAAGCTCCAGAGTTGGGTGGGCCATGGCCCATTCGACCTTGCCTAAGCTCCGCCAGTGATGAGCAGTTAATAACCTAACTCCAGTGCCCAAAGTACCAAGACCACTTTCACAACCCTAGAATATTTGCTTGCAAATAGTTGCATTTAAAAGtagtcatgcatcatgtttaaattcaaagaaatttgaatTAAGGATTTCTCAAGCCTCATAGTTAAAtaaagggcaaaaaccctaaatcGTATTCAGTTTTCCAAAATGGCTTGTTAAACCCTAGAAATTTGGTCAAGGTCTTGTAATAAATATCAGACCCTTCCAAATATTTTTAAAGGTttaataagatttattttggactTTGAATTTAAAACACTACTATATTTTTATTGGATTTATATTCATAATAAATAGATTATAAGTCCAATAACGCTGAAATTTATTATATGGGGTTGCATTTAGAGATAGTCATACACCATGTTTAAATTTAAAGAAATTTGAATCGAGGATTTGTCAAGCCCCATAGTTAAAtaaagggcaaaaaccctaaatcTTATTCAATTTTCCAAAATGGCTTGTTAAACCCTTGGTCAAGGTCTTATAATAAATATCAGTCTCTTCCAAAAAAAATAAAGGTttaataagatttattttggactTTGAATTTAAACACTACtatatttgcattggatttatattcaCTATAAATAGAATATAAGTCTAATAACATTGAAAACCACCACAGAGAACCCCAGCTCCAGTAGGAAGTATACCTATTCATGTGGACAAAGCACCACTGGTCATCCATAGTTTAGTGAGAATGGTTTTCGATGTCATTAAAACGTATGTGTGTACCTTccttgtggaaatattatactaaagacgAAGGCAAAGCCAATTTCCTATCTTTCTCCAGGAGTTGTGTGTAATTAATGTTATTCGtgacaattactttgctttgtcccatactttctagctccATGTTGGTTATGACTCAACAATTGTTCTCATTTTTTGTTATAGATAAATGCCGATTTGGACACTTAGGATGAGGCAATCTGTGCTAATTGATGTGCTATCTACAAGAGTGTGGTGCAACAGTGTCAACATTACCTAAAGAAACAATACTTCAGCGGCAAAAACATTCACGAAGAACCCCTCTTTTCTGTGAAGAAACATTTAAAAGACGATGGTTCGGAATGCCTTGTTCTCCATTGGTCCCGACCCAAGAATCAGGTACGGTCTGTGAGATCAGTCACATTTTTCGAACTACTATATATTTCTGCATGCTCTTACAATTCTCTGTTCTTGTAGGATAAGTGCTTAAAGTAGAAAATCAACTCTTATCAGGTAGATTTCACAGTATGATGCCATTGCTTTGCTCTCCTATCACTGACTCGTACCAACTAATTTCAATTttcaggatccaactgaaacttcAATGACACAACAAGTACTTTTTAAAagcttgtttgtttaactgctttgttgTTGTAAATTGCTCTATATCAGTTTTCAATTTCAATTGTATAAACAGTTGTCTTCTTATATCATGCAGATTATTAGGACCAAAACAGAGCCAATAATGCTCTTTAGCCGTGCATGTATGCTTCTGATACTGTAATCTAGTGGTGTTGTGTAGCTTTCCACACGTACATCATATGAATGCTTGACATCATAACAACATGCTATGCTATGGATGATGAGACTCGTGACTTTTAATCCAAGCAATGATTCCATTATACTGTAGTTTAGTACACCATATGAAATTAACTTATAAGTTGTCCCTGTACCAGTTTTTCAGCCCATTTCCCCACGTTTTTCCAGAACACTACCACTTTTGTGACCATTTTCTAGATTATCTGTATGTTTTGTGATAGATAATATTTCATATGTATGCACATGACGTGCATATTCTATTATCAAACatgtagtacttcctccgtcctataatataagatgtttttgcaagctgctttagcttgcaaaaacgtcttgtATTGTGGGACGGGAGTACATCAATGTCATATATAGTGCAGCTGCAAAATATTATTCAGTAATATGACTATGTAGTAATACATACAGTAGTAGTACGTCATTTCATCTAACAGAAATAGAGTCGATAACAAAAAACTACTCGTAGAAATGGGTGGGTTTAGGCAGCGAGGCAAACTAGTTGATCCCTAGCGCCACCGTCGGCGACCTGAATGCACATCTACCATCAGATTAATTTCGACGGTGCCTTAACTAGCATTTAAGGTTTGACGGACCAATGGCAGAGTATTTTACGTCGTCTATCATTCAAAACATGTGTCACCATCGGCTAAAAAAACATGCGTCGCCATCGGCTAAAAAAACCCATGTGTCACCATCTATGAACCACTGCTCTCTGCGTCTTCTTTCGTACAAAAAAGACGTCTTCTCAGCCCTGAGCTTGCCGCCTTCGACCTTTTTTCTATCTTAACAAGGCCACAGCACTCTCATCTGATTCTTCTGTGACAAAGAGAAACATCATAGCACGTCCAAAGTCCACGCCACTTCATTTATCTTATGGATCCGAGAATATTTACAGAACCGCAAATGCTATTCTGAAGGAGAAGGTAGAACTCAAAGTTTCCAAATGCAACTCAattagaaagaaagaaagaagaacaaaaaaatAGGCAAAAGGGTCTCCTCAACTTGGATGTCGCGCTGTAGAAGCAAGCTCTTTGGCAGCACGCACATCCAATCTTTTTCCGTTCACTCCCCAGTTAACAAGTCAGACTGTCATGAATTCCCCAGCCAGCTCAACTCCGAGTTCCCTTGGATTGCGAACCCACATTCCTCGCTTGAAATGTCCTCACTGACGCGGTCGCAATCACATCCACATGCTCTAATTTGTCTGCTGAATGGCCTTCTCCCCTCGGACAATCTGCATACAGCATATAGGTAAGAGGAGGAGCATAAATTTGGCAGGTTTGTTTAAATTGTTTTTCAGCGAATTCTGCCAAAAACCAGCAACTAATTAAGATCTACAGGGAGTTATAAATGCTGATCTTACAAATAGAATGTCAGGTTGGTACGTGTGAACAGAACAATTAGGACAAGGAAAGTTTACATACATATTTGCCAGGCACAGGATTTTTGTAGATAATGAGTGCGTCCCCTGCCTGAAGACCATGTGTCTTCACAAATTCACCTGACAAAAGGGCAGGATGGCTCAATTAATCACGTGCTCATACTTGGAAAATATTTAAAATTGAAATCACTTCCATGTTGAAGCATATACTTGTAGAATCCAGGATGTACATTCTGCTTTTGTTGTTTGGCCAGAACCTGAAATAGCATTGCATCAGTATGATAATACAATTGCAAGGGTCAGCATTTGAGTCAACCTACAAATGTATTGGTTTCTCCATGCCATGACTAACTATCATTAACCAACACCCCAGTTCTTCCCCAAGATTTTGTTTTCTATAATTAAGTCACCGTATTCAGGTTTAACAACCATAATTTACCagggtttttttttcaaaattgtaaCCACTTCCATGTTGAATTTGCATGTGAAAGATGCCATAATATGAGTGTACGACTGAAAGGGTACCTGTACTTAAATTTCCACGTAATCGGGAGCACCATGTCATCCATCTGCAGTATCACAGGATCCCTTTCGCACAATGGTGGAAGACTAGCTTCTGCATCCTTCTGAAAAACAGTTGATGATTATGTTACAAACAATAATTCAGACTGCATTAGTTTTTTCACAGAGCATCATGATAGCATATACCTTGGGTAACACAATTCTTCCTACATTTGCAACATCACTCTTTGTCAATTCCTTGCGCAAAATAACTTGGTATTCTCCAGAGTTGAATTTCTGAATGCCCCCATgcacacagaaaaggaaaataatgtgTTTATTATGAAAGAAGTATATGGCCATTTAATGTATCAGACTCCTGATTGTGCATTTTAACTATTGTACGATTTTACAATCCGTCATTTGCCATTTCGCTATTAGCTTAGGTCAATGCAGGAAAGAAATATGTACGGTAAATCTGACTAAGAAAACATGTTAAGTATAGTGTGTTACTTACACTGGCACAACTTTCATGACCTTGCTTCAACTCTGGAAGAGCGTCAACTGTTTCACATTTAAGTTCAACACCATTTCTGGCATCCATTTCGTCCTTAATTGTAGCTACTCTAGCAGGCATGTCCTGTGTAGTAGCCATTTTACAGTAATATACATTAGGCAGGGGCATACAATCTTGAAAGATTCTCTAAACCTTGAAGGGTTCACATATATACCTCTGGAGCCTCAGGTTCCTTTGTAGGTAGGGGTCCTTCCATGGGAGGCATATGAGCAGACATGTTTGGTGCCAGGGATGTTGTATTAAATGACTCAATCCCGAAGCTGGGTATAGAACCTGCATTTAGATAGGGTATACAAAAACAAATTAAGGCGATCTTGCCTAGAAACCCATCATTAGTAGCCCCACATTTACAAGAATGAGAAATCCTGGTTATTACTAGTTGATGCCTCAGTTCAATGCAAGAACAAGAGATCTCAGGCCAGACCGACTACCAATTACCAAAACAACCCAACCACACAATATGCACCGAGTACGGAAAGATATAAATACCTCAAAAACTAACTTGCTTGAAGGTCATAGCTACATAAATGACACCACATGAAATACGCTCAATTGAATTTCTAGTAGGAAGAAGCTCTACTTATTGTTTATGACTCTTAACTCTCTAGGTGATGGTAGAAAATCAAAAATGCTTTTAGCTTTTTGGGAGGAGAAACCATTCCATTTCTGTTTCTCTTTACCTAAAAAGCATAGCGGGTACCATGCATTGTTGTTCATTAATAAAAGAAATGGGGCACATAATAGAAGTTGAGGTGAGTAAAATTAAAGTGTACCTGGATCTTTAGCCTGGTTGTTATCAAGGCTGAAATGGTGGGTGTGCTCCTGATTAGGTGCAGGATAGTAGCTATATGCATTCTTGTTAAGCATGTAATGGGTCCAGAAAGCATAGCAAGGAGATAGGCTGTAATGGTATGCATTGGCAGTAGCTGCGGAAGGAGTGCTCTGCACAGCAAGGGATGTGAAGGCACTGGTAGACGCACTCCAATCAGCAAAACCCCTGGGCGTCGGAGGCTGGCGAGCAGCATTGTGTGTGGATGCATCAGGTCCAGGTCCTGCAGGTGAGATGCACATTACATTTCCTTGAAAGGCCACCGATCAGCAATAAGAAAAGCAAAATGACAGGGTGAGCCATaatgtactactagtagtagattAGGCAGTAAGACATGTGGTATTATATCTATACATATACAAATGTACAATGACAGTTGACATCACCATGGCACGGTCATCAGTAGGTATCTTGGTCTCTTGTCTCCAATAATAAATAATAGATAAACAAACAATAAAACCTAAATCGGTCTACGCGAGTTGCAAAATCAAGCAAGTGCCGTTGAATCAGACCGCAGCAGGAATGTAGAATAAAGAATATGACCTCGAGCGGCTACAGATAGATTCTGGGGCTAGGCACATGGTAGATCGACAAAAAGGAGCCGAATTTGGAAGGGATTACCGTACCCTAAATCCAGCAAAGCGGGCGCGCATTGGCGGTTTCGGCAGGTAAAAACGCGAATGCGCGATTAAAGAAAGAAGAAGGGAGGACTGACCATTGAGGGGAGGAAGGGGAAAGGGGAGGTTGTGGCTGTGGTTGGGGTTCTGCGTGTGCACGGCGGCGAGGAGGGCTTGGTACTGGAACTGGTGCGggtggccggcgccgccgccgccgccagcgccgccgtcgcTGGGCCTGCCGTCGCCTCCCATTCCCCTTGGCCTTTGGCAGACACCGCTACTCGCGCATCTACCAGCCAAGCcctggcttctctctctctctcctctggcCTCGGCTATGGGTGGGAGGAGGGGTGGTAGGGTAACCCAGGCAGGCAGAGGCGGGGGCACGGgagtgaggggaggggagggaagggtGGTGGTCACTGACCTCTTCTCTTCTATCTATCCTTTCCTTCCCTTGGCTATTTGGGAGAGTTTTACAGTTATAAAGCTTGGACTCTTTCCTGGCTTCGCCcgtccatctctctccctctccgacTCTCTCCCACCCTTTCGTTGCCACGGTGACACACGTGAGTTAATTtctttgtcaaaactttgattaaAGTTAATTAAACTTTGGGGGGCCAAAGAGAAAATGCAATTTCTTGGGGAGAGAAAAGCTCTATCTTTTCCAGTCTAAAACTCCCCGTAAATTTACCACAAGGATGCACATAACTCCGTCACTGTATGTTATACTTTTTTTCCATAGTGCATATTGCACATTCTAGTGCAAGAGGGGTGATACAAGTACCATGAAAAGTATGACATGGCTTGATTACATTTTCTTCGTGCTGCAGTGATAAAACTTCGCTACACATTATCAAATGATCTTGTATGAAACATAGCCTTTTATAAGCTGAATATGGTGTCTCACCGGCGGATCCACCCCGAGTGTCATACTTCTCCTTCTCCACATGCGGAAGGCGTCGCCACCTTGCGACGAAGGTACGCTCTTGCTTGATGCCTCGTCGCCACCTTGCGACAAATGCACGCTCTTGCTTGAGGCCTCGTCACCACCTTGCGACGAATGTACGCTCGTGTTTcatgcctcctctctctctctcactagaTTAAGGCTTTCATGTTGTTGTTGAAGTTGAAGGGAGCAGTTGTATTTCTCCTTCGGACCGTATAACGAGTACACGTTGATATGTGTAGAGAAAGAGATGTAGCGAGAAGCGTGTAGTGGTATGTAGGGCTAGGGAGGGGTGGAGATGGATTATAAGTATTAgggggttgtttggattgtgatTACCTTTGCCATATTTTGCCACACTTGcttacttgagttgctcaaattgttagctacactttggcttgcctaagagaATCTTGCCATATTTTTTGTGTCTATAACATGTGGGGTTCACTACTCATAAAAAAATTcctgtcttaggtgtggctagaaccaaacactcacctaacttggtcaaacttgcctaaggtaatatgtggcaaagtgtgacaaggtgtggctaggaaccagaCAGCCCCTAGATCGTGGGTAGGAGAACCATGGTTCAGAGTTGGGTTGATTGTGGAGGAGAAGATATCATATCACCCTCTTCACGACATTTGACGCAAACAAATTTGATGATTTGGTGCTAGTGGTCAACGACGACATATGTAATATTCAATCTTCAAGATGAGATAAAGATGTGATCCACACGTCTCACAAGAGGGCGAATTATCAAAATGCGATATGTATCATGTAACGTTAGAAAATACACTTTTTTGCCAAATATATCCACCGCCCTAGTTCTGACCTTTGTTTTATTAAAGAAAACCATATGGAGCTTATGTAGGTGCAGCCCACAAAACCTCTTGAGTTTCACGACAAGCACACGAGAATAAAGTTAATCATGTTCACCAATTTACATATATATGGAATCCCTCAAACACCACTTTTTGCAATAGAAATATGTGTGTCGAACTCTAAGGTGTGGTCACTTGACTAATTACTTGTATGGTGCACCTTAAAATGAAAAACTATTCAGTTCGTAGGGTGATTTTGCAACTATGACATGTATGTGGCCTGTTGACATTAATTGGTTGCTAACAAAGTGCCATGTATGTTGGGGTACTGTCATTTGATAAAACATGTTGCTTCGTGGGTATACATGTGGGCCAGACATATTGCATAGAGACCAACTGTAGCCTATAACTTAAGGTAACTACTTGAAACATAAAATGGAAGTTAAATGAACTATTTTAACAAAGCCAACAGCAAGCATCGGCTCAAAGACCAACCAACCAAAAATTTAGGTGAGTTATTCGAAGGACGTTTCTCGTGAATGATCTCAAAGTTGTTATGTTCGTATTGCGTTTGTATCTACCATGTATACTTAACAATGACATACAACAAAGATCATTGCCCATGCTCTTCTTTGGCTGGCTAGGTCATCCCAATAGATGAGTCAATAGAAAGGCCGACCACACCCTCCACAGTACACGACCTGTACCATCCGAACATGGTACTCCTGCTCGGAACAACCGAGGTGACCTGTGATGTCCGAGCAAACCATAGAGTCTGAATATTGCAGAACTGAGCCCAACTAGCTATTGTAATGGGCTGTAAAACTTAAGTCCCAGTGGAGGCCTGATGCGTTTGATGTTACTAGTTCTTTGTGAAGTGAAGCGACTTATGAATAACATATATAGATGATCCTTGCACATAGCTTTCCTTAACGGCTTGCTTTTTACGACATGAGACTAAAACACAAAACAGAAGTTATGTGAACTGTTTGAAAAGACCAACTGCATGCATTGTCTCAAAGACAACCAATTGGCGTGGAGATCAACTGCAGGCCGGAAGTTCGGTGAACTATTTGAAATATATTTTCCTCAACTGTCTACAAATTATTATGATCATACTACGTTTCTATTTGCAATGATCATTATTAGCTTACTTACTTACAAACTCAGTCGAATGGAGGATGAACCCGATCAAAGGCATCGACACATTTGAGCCATTTCTATTTTCCTGACACAATGTAGCTTCCATCTCATATACTTATAATTTTGCATGTTCACAATAGAGGATCAACCTCCGTGACATCTGCGTAACATACCCTAACCATGCCATGACAATGGCGCAAATTTTGTTCATCTCAACATCGTCATTTCGACTGACCATTACTACGCTTGGTACACCTATTGATTATGTCATGCACTGCATTGAAATAAATACTTAACATATCTAAACATATAACTTTGACATGTACATAAAGTTTCATGTGTCACCTGCCAGCAACTCAATAGATGCTTTAGAAGAGGCTTTGATGTTTGTGCACCTAATGGGTCAGCATACAAGACAAAAATAGAAGATCAAAATGATCACACTTTAATAAACGGTATCAAATGGGACCTCTTGTTTTTTGTCTATGCTGTGAAAAAGGGTGACGATTTCTGTTCCACATTCCCGCATGGAAAAACCATGCTACCCAAGTTTACACCCATTGACGATATTCTGGAGTAGGGGGTACTAACCTAGTCGGCACATGCTCCTCGAATTGGGCTGGTGGGCCCTTATTCTCATAAAGATGGACTCCGGAGGTTGCACGATGGGGTGTGATCAAGACTGCATATGCCAAAGACTTGTTGTATACTCCAAGACTTCTCGTACTGCCTCCACACCAAGATACcaaccttgtaaccctagataccctaccTGGCATGTTTATAAGCCGAGGGGTTTAGCTCGTAGAGGGGACAACAACGCAatatcattcacctagccctagagttagaccacatcttatgatctcgaggtagatcaactctatatTTGGTACATCTATATCagtataaacaagagcaggacgtagggttttatctccatcaagagggcccgaacctgggtaaatcattgTCTCCATGTTCCTGTTACCATCTGTATGAGATCCATAGATTGGGACCCTCTACCCCGAGGTCTGCTGGTTTTCACACCGACACCCATGGACCACAATGGCATTGGAAGGCGACTATATGGTAACTATACACACATGTACCTATCTCAATATGAGTGTACTTAACGATAAGATATTTATCTTCTCGTGTCAAGCACATCGGATTATGTAAGTATTAATTATATTCACTAACACATGTGGGAGCATTTACGCCCCCGCCCAACTTTTTGTGTTCGACTGCGCTGACTCGGCTGGCCATCTGGCCTTTGTCTAAAACTATGCCTCGGGTCAAATCGTGACCTTTGGCGGCCTAGAGTACACCATAGATTCCCGCGGCGAGCTCGTCCTGTCCGGCTGGATGCCCGGTCAAATTGAGGGCATGCCCGACTCCGGAGGCTCGACTTCAGAACCGACGTCCTTTGAGGATGTCAGCCCAGGACCCTTGGCATCACCAGGGAGCCCCGATGTAATGACTACGGATGGTCCCCTCTGAATCTCCATCCTGGACGTAGATCCGGCCCCACCTCTAAGGCCACATAGGATTTAGAACCAACCCCGGCGCAGGATCTAGGATCACTCTCTGATCCCCTTCATGCCGAAAACACACCAAGCCATGCGCCAGACACACTTCGAGGCAACCCTGCCTATAGCCAAACCATTAATTTCGAAGAACTATCCCACCTCAATGAGATGCTTGATCGCATCCAGAGCATGTCCATCTCGGACGGCAAGACTTTGGTTTACGGCTAAATCAGACTTAAAGCCGGCGACCAGGaaatttacatcccacccaccacccacctagttgCCATGATCGATGACTTAATTGACGTGTTGGACTACGGCGAGGCCATGGACATGGATGAATATGCCGATGGCCCCACAGAAAAACTTCACCTCTGGTAAACACTGGTAGGTGGACTACTACATCCACCAATGATGTCTACATGGTTGATACCCCCAAATCCCCTCTAAGGCGTCGACGTAGACATGGAAGGGGCAACAACAGGGAAACCAATGACAACAACGCCACTGCTAATAATGGCGAGGCAACAGCCGGCGACGCTGACAACACCGAAGAGGACTTTCAAGCCTCCCCAGTACAGAATGATGGTCCTAAAGGAAACCCCGAGGATTTAGATCCCGACTACCTCTTTGAAGGGGCCGACGAAAATTACATGTCGAAGTCCGAGGAAGACGAGAGCCTCGGTACCGACGACTACATTGTCCCCAAAGACCCTTTTGAAACTAGAGCGCTTCCGACGGCGCCTTGTCGCCACTGCTCGAAGCATGAAACGCAAGCAGCTGCTGTTGCAAACCAACATAGATGCGTTGAACAAAAAATGGGTCGAAGTACTCTCGACCGAATAAGATCTGGAAGACCGACTCTGTAGTGCGCCAAAATCATACCCACGTAGGCGTCTGCTGCGAGAGTTTGATGAAGAACTAGCCGCTGATGTTCCTGGCCGGCCCCCTAGAGGTCCGGAC
This genomic window contains:
- the LOC123159840 gene encoding B3 domain-containing protein IDEF1, yielding MGGDGRPSDGGAGGGGGAGHPHQFQYQALLAAVHTQNPNHSHNLPFPLPPLNGPGPDASTHNAARQPPTPRGFADWSASTSAFTSLAVQSTPSAATANAYHYSLSPCYAFWTHYMLNKNAYSYYPAPNQEHTHHFSLDNNQAKDPGSIPSFGIESFNTTSLAPNMSAHMPPMEGPLPTKEPEAPEDMPARVATIKDEMDARNGVELKCETVDALPELKQGHESCASKFNSGEYQVILRKELTKSDVANVGRIVLPKKDAEASLPPLCERDPVILQMDDMVLPITWKFKYRFWPNNKSRMYILDSTSEFVKTHGLQAGDALIIYKNPVPGKYIVRGEKAIQQTN